Proteins encoded in a region of the Sphingomonas japonica genome:
- the dapE gene encoding succinyl-diaminopimelate desuccinylase, with protein MTVSHPLDPVTLARDLLAAESVTPARGRVFDVLEAALGAIGFSVDRFVSGVAPDGPVENLLALREGSGPHFAFAGHLDVVPPGDGWTSDAFAPEVRGGMLYGRGAVDMKGAIAACAAACAEVPGGTVSMLITGDEEGPAVHGTRALIERMEQRGVKPQLCIVGEPTSAARLGDMIKIGRRGSVNIWIDVPGRQGHVAYPHLTDNPIRRLVAILAEIDAILLDAGSDWFQPSNIEVTDLTVGNPAHNVIPAKASARLSIRFNDLQSGDALVARVAEIAERHAPGAIVAGKVSGEAFLTPPGPLSTLVAGAIEDVLGVTPELSTTGGTSDARFLSKLCPVVEFGLINATMHKIDEAVALEDLRALTSVYAEILRRVASQPPA; from the coding sequence ATGACTGTTTCTCATCCGCTCGACCCCGTGACGCTGGCTCGCGACCTGCTGGCCGCCGAGAGCGTGACCCCGGCGCGGGGGCGCGTGTTCGACGTACTCGAAGCGGCACTGGGAGCCATCGGCTTCTCGGTCGATCGCTTCGTGAGCGGCGTTGCGCCCGACGGACCGGTCGAAAACCTGCTGGCGCTGCGGGAGGGAAGCGGCCCGCATTTCGCCTTTGCCGGACATCTCGACGTGGTGCCGCCGGGCGACGGGTGGACCAGCGATGCGTTCGCACCGGAAGTGCGCGGCGGGATGCTGTACGGCCGCGGCGCGGTCGATATGAAGGGTGCGATCGCGGCATGCGCCGCGGCATGCGCCGAGGTGCCGGGGGGCACCGTCAGCATGTTGATCACCGGCGACGAGGAAGGGCCGGCCGTCCACGGCACGCGTGCGCTGATCGAACGCATGGAGCAGCGCGGGGTGAAGCCGCAGCTCTGCATCGTCGGCGAACCGACGTCGGCGGCGCGGCTGGGCGACATGATCAAGATTGGGCGGCGCGGATCGGTCAATATCTGGATCGACGTTCCCGGGCGGCAGGGCCACGTCGCCTATCCGCATCTGACCGACAATCCGATTCGTAGGCTGGTCGCCATCCTGGCGGAGATCGACGCGATCCTCCTCGACGCCGGTAGTGACTGGTTCCAACCATCGAATATCGAGGTCACCGATCTGACCGTCGGCAATCCGGCGCATAACGTCATCCCTGCCAAAGCCTCGGCGCGGCTGAGCATCCGTTTCAACGACCTTCAGAGCGGAGACGCGCTGGTCGCTCGGGTCGCGGAGATCGCCGAGCGGCATGCCCCTGGCGCGATCGTCGCCGGCAAGGTTTCGGGCGAGGCGTTCCTCACTCCGCCGGGTCCGCTGTCGACGCTGGTCGCCGGCGCGATCGAGGACGTGCTGGGGGTCACGCCCGAGCTGTCGACGACCGGCGGAACATCGGACGCGCGCTTTCTGTCGAAGCTGTGTCCGGTGGTCGAATTCGGGCTGATCAACGCGACGATGCACAAGATCGACGAAGCGGTCGCACTCGAAGACCTGCGCGCGCTGACCTCGGTCTATGCCGAGATCCTGCGCCGGGTGGCATCGCAGCCACCGGCCTAG
- a CDS encoding Smr/MutS family protein, with the protein MTRRPLSPEEAALWARVMASARPIDPRRPVAAPVDPAPGKSVPKPAVALPPAVIPTRRIGIPPKLPGTTLDRSWDRKLARGLVAPESMVDLHGHTLASAHSNLDAGLDRAIARGDRVLLLVTGKPPRPEAERPYARGAIRAAVGDWLAGSRHADRIAAVRGAHPRHGGAGALYIVLRRLRD; encoded by the coding sequence ATGACCCGCCGTCCGCTCAGCCCGGAAGAAGCCGCGCTCTGGGCTCGCGTGATGGCAAGCGCGCGTCCGATCGATCCCAGGCGCCCGGTCGCCGCTCCCGTCGATCCGGCTCCGGGCAAGTCGGTGCCGAAGCCCGCGGTTGCCCTGCCGCCTGCCGTCATCCCCACCCGCCGCATCGGCATTCCGCCAAAGCTCCCCGGAACCACGCTTGACCGCAGCTGGGATCGCAAGCTCGCACGAGGGCTCGTCGCGCCGGAGAGCATGGTGGACCTGCACGGTCATACGCTGGCGTCGGCACACAGCAACCTCGACGCGGGGCTCGACCGTGCTATCGCGCGCGGCGACCGTGTGCTGCTGCTCGTCACCGGTAAGCCGCCGCGCCCAGAAGCGGAGCGCCCCTATGCCCGCGGGGCGATCCGTGCAGCCGTCGGCGACTGGCTGGCCGGATCGCGCCATGCCGACCGCATCGCCGCGGTACGCGGCGCCCATCCGCGCCACGGCGGCGCGGGGGCGTTGTACATCGTGCTGCGCCGGCTGCGCGACTAG
- a CDS encoding murein transglycosylase A, translating into MRLLGGLALAALLGACSNAIVPRPVGAGTPPRLDASLDTPVAVRQPTPSTPIAPMPARALPGTSAATAGLVAGPAIDSLPIDDAAAARALDAFRLSCPTLQRRTDASGLTRGADWKPACDAAAGAGDARGFFTRWFETVQVGEGRAFATGYYEPEIRGSRTRRSGYEVPIYGVPGDLVEADLGLFSDDLKGKKVRGRVADAKFVPYFDRTAIEQGALEGRGLEIAWAADPVELFFLQVQGSGRLRLPDGGVMRIGYAGQNGRAYTGIGALMKERGLLAPGQASMQGIMAALRADPVQGAAIMRENKSWVFFRELTGAGPLGALGLPVTPLGTVAADPAFIPLGAPVFLSMDRADATGLWVAQDTGGAIKGANRFDTFWGAGDDARAIAGGMSARGTSWLLLPRGTLARLGVR; encoded by the coding sequence ATGCGACTATTGGGGGGATTGGCGCTCGCGGCGCTGCTCGGCGCGTGTTCGAATGCGATTGTTCCGCGGCCGGTAGGGGCGGGGACGCCGCCGAGGCTCGACGCTTCGCTCGATACGCCGGTCGCGGTGCGCCAGCCGACTCCCTCTACTCCGATCGCGCCGATGCCCGCGCGGGCGTTGCCGGGGACCAGCGCCGCAACCGCTGGACTGGTGGCCGGTCCCGCTATCGACAGCTTGCCGATCGACGATGCCGCAGCCGCGCGGGCGCTCGACGCATTTCGCCTTAGTTGCCCGACGCTGCAGCGACGCACCGACGCCAGCGGGCTGACACGCGGCGCCGACTGGAAGCCGGCGTGTGACGCCGCCGCGGGAGCGGGTGACGCGCGTGGCTTCTTCACCCGCTGGTTCGAAACCGTCCAGGTCGGCGAGGGCAGGGCCTTTGCGACCGGCTATTACGAACCCGAGATCCGCGGATCGCGTACGCGCCGCTCGGGCTATGAGGTACCGATCTACGGCGTCCCGGGCGATCTGGTCGAGGCTGATCTCGGCCTGTTCTCCGACGATCTCAAGGGCAAGAAAGTGCGCGGCCGAGTCGCCGATGCGAAGTTCGTGCCCTATTTCGACCGCACCGCGATCGAACAGGGTGCGCTTGAAGGCCGCGGCCTGGAGATCGCCTGGGCTGCCGACCCGGTCGAGCTGTTCTTCCTGCAGGTGCAGGGATCAGGCAGGCTGCGGTTGCCCGACGGCGGCGTGATGCGGATCGGCTATGCCGGCCAGAATGGCCGCGCCTATACCGGCATCGGCGCACTGATGAAGGAACGCGGGCTGCTCGCCCCCGGACAGGCGTCGATGCAGGGGATCATGGCCGCGCTGCGTGCCGATCCGGTGCAGGGCGCGGCGATCATGCGCGAGAACAAGAGCTGGGTGTTCTTTCGCGAACTGACCGGGGCGGGGCCGCTGGGCGCCCTCGGCCTGCCGGTTACGCCGCTGGGCACGGTCGCCGCCGACCCGGCATTCATCCCGCTCGGTGCGCCGGTGTTCCTGTCGATGGATCGCGCGGACGCGACCGGACTATGGGTGGCGCAGGATACCGGTGGCGCGATCAAGGGTGCCAACCGCTTCGACACCTTCTGGGGCGCAGGCGACGATGCGCGCGCCATTGCCGGCGGAATGTCGGCGCGGGGCACGTCGTGGCTGTTGCTGCCCAGGGGTACGCTGGCGCGGCTTGGGGTGCGATAA